AGGCATGGGTTCCAAAAGGGGGCACGACAAGTCTTTATCTCCCAGATCATCACCtttaaaaattggaatgtatgaaaATCATTATGATAAGTTGGGACATTAATAGAGCCAAGCCTGAGCAAACAAAATGAGTACCCAGCCACACTATCCCCCTTGTTGCTGAATGATCACATATCCTCTGGCCTAGCTGGAGCTCAGCAGCTTACAGATATTAGATACAGAACAGATCCATACTACTAGGGTTCATGCCTGTAACAGAGACTAGCCCCCTGGAGAGGTTCCCCAGGGGAAAAACagtattttgttttacttttactaAAGGAAAGAAAATTAAGGAAAAATCACACATTTCACTTCTATCAAGCATTTAATTACCTCTGTGATTAAAAACATATTTTAAAAACAAACAACTTACAGAAGTGCATATAGAAGATAAGGGTTTTCCCACGTCCACCGCCTCAGTGTTTGCCTAATGGGAAGAAAAGTCAAGTGATTATAGCAATCTCGCAATTTTGGGGTTTTCTTTTTGACCGTGCTATATAAATGACATTACTTTTATTCTGAATTAATATCAAATCTATAATTTTTATCAATGGTTTAATACTTTTActcaataaaataattaaaaaaaaatacaattgtggCACCAAATTCTGAAAACCGTGACTTTTTATGTTGTTTCTATAAACAGAGCTGTGTCAGAACTtgcttctttttaattttttttcttcagtgATAAATTGACTTTTTCATTGGTACCACTTTCAGGTCCATTTATTCAATATTCGTGttaattttcttcttttttcatatatttttttaaacatttttttttattttacaattttttaagGTACCAATCAAAGCAGTCCCCAGTAACTGTTTTCAGATGGGAGACTTGGGAGCCATTGATAGCTCTCTGGCTGACATTGAAACCCATTGACATCCCACAGCCATGTTATATTTAAGGGGTTGAATGGCCGGCACCTGCTGGACAGTAATTCAATTAATTATTTTAGGGGCATTTACACCAGAAATCAACTGGAACATAACCAATAGATAAGACATTTCTTGCACACATACACTTTTAGGACTACTTATATACAACTAACTTTAAAAAGGTTGGCCACTtttttgggacaattttttttaCTCAAATGCATGTAATTGggtcttaaaaataatttttgcaatgggGCTTCATTAAAAAATTTTAAACTTTATCTCCTGTAgacccaaaatacatgcatttaagtaaaaaataaaaatgaaaattgtccCCCAAAGGAGAACAACCCATTTAATAAAAATCAACTTACCAAAATGTGAACATAAACACAAGTCCAAATGTTAAAACAAGCTGTATGGATAACGTGATGTAGACCTTCCGGATAAAGGCTGAAATGAGAACAAAATGCAAGTTATTATTATATGTACCCTTGAAATAACAAAGAACACAGGCAAATAATCCCAGGTCTGCAAATATTAGGGTTCCTTTAGTGACCAATAAGGGTCAGGGCTACATTTCAGATCATATGTACAGTAGTATGTACCGCACGGAATTTAATAATGTTTTCCCCTCTTACTATAAATTTTTGTCGAGGGACCTCCACTTTACAACCTTAAGTAGTAATATGCACTCCGTCTGCCCCTTCCACCTTGACGGTCAGTGCACTATCACTACTGCTTTAATGGGGCCCTCAAGGTCTCCTTTACAGACAAGCAAccctgaactgtaaagttcagggttcataCCGGACACCTAGAGAGATTCTGCTTCTTTTGGCAGCCCCCTAGTTCTTACTATGACCATCTTACAGCATCAAAGTTGGGATCCCCCTTGACTTCTATGGGTTTCGCGTTCTGGTGCAATTTCAGGaaaagttctggtacccgaactttgGACTGAAGTTTGGTCGAACCCGAACATCAACGAGTCTGCTCATCCCTAGTCTTCTTCACCGTTGCTCAATTCTCTTCTTGTTGGTGACAAATGAGTCGCAAAATCAGGTGGGAGCAGTTGGATTTGGGGCATCTACTATTTGGGACATCTGTTCCATGAGATAAATCAGTGACAGAGGTACATGGCAGCCACTCatcaaaaatttgcaattttttagCTACATTGTGTTTGCTATCCTATCCAATCCCATCCATAGCGGCCCCCTTACCAGTTCAATAACTTCCAAAGTGCACTATGAGCACTGAAGTCCAAGATAGAAAAAATGTAGATGGAGACATTACATTAAAAAAAGTTTCCCCATCACAGTCATCTTAGTATGGAAGACActggtttttgcaaaaaaaatgtgcaGCTACTATAGGGCAAAATTAGTAATACAAGCAGTAATGCATGGACAGACCAGTTTGTTGTGGCTACTTTTCCTTTGGGATTTCATTACCTCTCCTGATTGCACGTTCGGAGAATGGGTTTGTGTCCTCCATCCCAGCAGTGTACTCAGGTGGAAGGTCCACATCTGGTCTGGAACCGTTTCCACCGAGGAAGGAATGATGAGGCTGATCGGGTGGAGGGCAGACGCTGTACCCTGGAGTATTCGCCATTGGGGGGCTTTGCTCACTATACGGTGGTGCGTTTGACATGTAGGACTGGCTGTAAGGTGGTGCCTGTGGGGGGTAGGCCGGGTTTTGAACGGCGTATACATAATTCATGGGTTCTGGGTTGTTTTTGTGCTGATCACTcttctccatttttcttttttgttacttctgaaaaatatgaaaaacagtTGTCAGACAGACAAAAATAAGAATAGAACCACTTGGTCATACTCACAATCCCCAGATTTGAATGGTCATTTGCAGGACATGTTTATTTCCCACCCCAGATCCACCCAGGAGCAAAATTCACAACCCCTTCCCGCCACGGCCAGTTGTTGTTTTgtgcttttgtatttttttttccggcTTTCAAAAGTCATAGCTTTTTCTAATTTTTGTGTCGACATTGCCATTTTAGATATTGTTTTTTTCAGGACAAGTTTTAGATATAAATGACACTGTTCTTTTCTCCATATAATGtgctggaaaacagaaaaaaaattccaagtgggatggaatggagaaaaaaaacaattattttgtgATTACCGTAATTTTTACAGTATTCGTTGTACAGTAATTATGACCCGGTAATATCACTTTCCTCGACAGTACAATTACGGAGATAGCAAACTTGTTTAGTTGAAAAAATTTGGTTCACCATTTTCTCAGACTTGTAAAATTTGTATTTTTCCATCGATGGAGCCGTGGGAGGACATGTTTATTTTAAGTGGCTGATATCTCTATTGGTATCATTTTGGGGTGCACACGACATTtcaatcactttttattgcatttttttaaggaGGTGCAGTGACCAAAATATGACAAATTTGGcatttacatttttgttgtttatgGCAGTTATTTCGTTTTATACTTTTATAGATTGGACTTTTGAGGACACAGCAATACTAAAGATGGTTTTTTTTAGAAAATGGTgagatttaaagggaaggtgccaccagttttcttgtagtttgtttttttgtgaaattaagcttaaaatagtaaataaaatgtattaatgcaatgtttgcactgtttgcaaacatttctatatgaaaaatattatatattttcttacaaatatatatatattgacccctagggggagcattttccgttttagacctcaagcagctatcgtaagacttaccagctttactgttagctggaaaattggggcagtaactgctgacatcaccatccccctccccttttgggtggtctaatatccctggggcaggggagagatacattgtatggcagagactggtgtcaggtgtcacctcctctctctgcaggctgtgaaggcAGCTTACCAGAGATCACAGGGCAGCGTGTGAGGGGCAGAAGATGTCTgcccagtgcctggagtacagaggagcagtgcacatttctcctgtgatagagagtaagtggagctgggcactggactataataaaatggcggctagtcacacctacagcagtgaattgtgcagcccacagaggcgtgctcaGCTCACTGCTAAAGcagctacaatgttaaagatagggtccgcgccggtctattatctcctatgtccatggggtgctgtaaaatgacactgttagtgtcatgaactgctgtgaaaccaagatgtcagcccccagttccttctttaaacacatataacacacaaaatct
This is a stretch of genomic DNA from Ranitomeya variabilis isolate aRanVar5 chromosome 6, aRanVar5.hap1, whole genome shotgun sequence. It encodes these proteins:
- the LOC143783388 gene encoding protein lifeguard 1-like isoform X2; the protein is MEKSDQHKNNPEPMNYVYAVQNPAYPPQAPPYSQSYMSNAPPYSEQSPPMANTPGYSVCPPPDQPHHSFLGGNGSRPDVDLPPEYTAGMEDTNPFSERAIRRAFIRKVYITLSIQLVLTFGLVFMFTFWQTLRRWTWENPYLLYALLPATFILIMVLACCDQARRKVPLNFILLGIFTVFEGCLLGSFAAFFDADAVMWATGATILVTLVLTIFAFQTKWDFTIMSGGLLVALSVLLAFGILAAIFRSMWLDIVYACIGTLIFGMLTVIIGPLVLVTM